ATAAAAAATAGTGGGCGAAAGGCAGTGACGAGTAAACAGAAGGACTCGCTTGAGCGAGTCCCTGTTTGCTAATGTTATTTTTTTGTAGGCTTTATTTCACCTGAATTCTCTGTGCGTAGTTCATGGTGCCGTTCTTGGCGCGAACGATGTAGTTGCCGCGGGCGATTCCGTCGAGGCTGAATTGCAGAGAGCCTGCGGGCAGGTTGCCCTTGGCAAGGCTTACAACTTTGTGGCCGAGCATGTCAAACAGGGCGATGCTTGTGTGGCCTGCTTGCGGAACGGTAATGCTCAAGTTATTGCCTTGTAACGCAATGTTTAATTTGTTTGTGATTACACTGCGAATTGGGGTGGTGCCGGCGTTTACGTTATCCCAGCCGGGCATGTCGTCGAGAGCGATAATGCGTTCGTCGTCCAGGTTACGCTTCCACATGTCGGCAGGAGTCTTTTCCAAGAAGTTTCCGCTCCAGGTCTGGCTCCAGGTCATCCAGTAGCTCCAATAAGCCTTGTCTTCGGCAATGCTGTCGATGTCCGGAATAGCACCGTTTTCGCTCAAGGCAATCATCTTGCTTGTGCCCACGTCGCTCACAATCTTGTTGTAGTAATTGGCTGCAGAATTGTGGTCATTCAGCGGGTCGTAAATATCGACTGCGACAATGTCTACGTATGCATCGCCCGGGTACCAGGCCGCATTCAGAGCGCTGTAGTCGTAACCGAATTTCGGGTCGGTATTGATGTTCCAGACCCAGATTAGGTTGGTGAGCTTATTGGTCTTGACCATGCGATCGAATACCAGGCGGTACAGCTGTACATAGCATTCGGCGCTTGCGACTCCCCACCAGAACCAGCCACCGCTTGCTTCGTGAAGTGGGCGCCACACGACGGCGATTCCCTTGTCTTGCAGTTGCTTGAAGTAGCCCGAGACAATGTCCACGTCGGCGACGATGTCCTTGTATTCCTGTGAGGTTTCATCAATTTCTTGGCACTTGTCGCCCTTGAAAGCCTTGGTGTAGTTAAAGCAGGTGTTTGTGTTCGAAGTGCCCATGACGCCTTCGGTGCAGCCGGGGTTGTTAAAGCCTGCGGGAGTGCCCTGCGTGTAGAATACGGTGTCTTCGCCGACCTTCCAGTGCCAAGTATAAGTCGGAATGCCGCCCATGTTCCACAAGTCTTCGGTCATGAGCAAGTTGTTTTCGGTGTAGCCCTTGAACCAGCCTTCTTCATGGTGGCCGCCTGCGGCAAAGAGCATGTCGAAGCCGCCGATAGCGGGGTAGTGGCCGCTACGCTTGTAGAATTCGGCGATGTCGGTCTGGCCCTTCCACGAGACTTCTTCGTCGCTGAACTTGCAAGAGTCCGCGGGCGTGCAGCCGCCAGGCGGAATGAGTCGCATGTTGCCGTAATCGTAGTTGAAATTTTGGTCGCTAATCATCATGCCGCTAACGGTCTTTTTGCCGAAGTTTTCGCGCAGGAAGGAGTAGAGTTTCTTGGCGCTTTCGCTGGCGTTCGGCGTGACTGGTGCAGTTCCGATGTTGAATGTCGGGTCGGGGTGGCGTTCGACGGTAATGTAGTCCACGCCGAGAGCCTGGTTCCCTACGGTAATCTTGTTTTCGCCGGCCTTCATCTTGGCCGATGCCGAAACCACGTAACTCGAATCGCAGTTGCGCGGGGTGGTGAGCATGGAACCCACATCCACTCCGTTGACCGCGATTTTAGAGGTGGTCCAGTCGTATTGCTTGATTAAAACCTTGGTGGTAATATCGTAGACGGCGGTTTCTTCAACCTTGACGGTGAACGTGATGCCGCTCGGGTCTGCGGTCTTTGCGTACTTTCCGCCCGAAAATTCGGCGCCTTCGGCAACGCTTGCGCCAGGCAAATCTTCGGCTTCGTACATGGTGGGGGCTGCAAACGCAGACACCACGGAGAATGCGGACAGCGCCGCGAGTAATTTACATCCCATACAACACTCCTTAATTTATGCCTTAAATATACCTTCGAATGGCCGCGATTTTCATTTTGAAAGCAAAAAAGCGGAAAAGATGTTGTCTTTCCCGCAATAATCGTTTTACGCGTTTTTTAGCGAAATTTGGCTATTTTAGCGTGATTTTGAGGCTCTGAGTCAATCCGTTCGCCTGAATTTTTACTAGGTACGGTCCGCGGGCGAGGCGTGAAAGCGCAATCGTGCCGTTCTGGCTCATTTTTCTTACGAGCACGCGGTTTCCTTGCAAATCGTAAATCGAAACTTGAGCCGCGTCAGCGCTCAGATTTACCTGCAAATCGCGACCGACAAGCCGGACTGCGGGGGAGGCTTTCTTGGAGGTGGCGATTGCGGTCGGCTGCATTTCGTACTTGTCCCAGCCGGGCATGTCTTCGAGCGTGATGATGTAATCGTTGTTCATCACGGTCTTCCAGCTTTCGGCGTTGTTGTCGTTTGCCCAGCCTTCCATGGCGTAGTCGCCGTACCACGGCATGAACCAGCTCCAGTTCGCGCCATCGGCCTTCATTTCGTCGGGGTAGGGCACGGAGCCGTTTTCGGACAAGGTGACGATCTTTTTGGCGCCGTACATTTCCTTGACTTTTTCGAAGGAACTCACGAGCGAGGCGTGGTTTGCTTCGCGGGGGTAGTAGTAATAGTCGCGGCCTACGACGTCTACGTATTCGTCGCCTGGGTACCAGTCCAGCGCATCGGGGGCTTCGTCGGTGGTCCAGACCCAAATCAGGTTATGCAGGTCTTTCTTGTTCACGAAGGTGTCAAACATGAGCTTGTACAAGGCAACACAGGCTTTAGCACCGTCGGTCCCCCACCAGAACCACTTTCCGCTCGCTTCATGCAGCGGGCGCCACAGCACGGCAACGCCTTCTTTTTGGAGTGTCAAAAGCGAATCGGCAATCATTTCCATGTCGCGCATAAGGGCCTTGTATTCGTCGCTGTCGGTTTTCCACTTGCCGGTGGTGGTGTCGTAAGCAAGTCCGATGCTGAATTCGGTAAAAGGCGTGTTGCCGCTAGATTCGGTATAAAACGCTTCCACGTCGTGCATCGGGTCTTTCCAGTGCCAGTTGAATTGCGGAATGCCGCCCTTTTTCCATACGGTCTTTGCCATTTCCAAGGAGGCATGCGTATAGCCTTGATACCATTGCTGGTCAGAACTCTTGCCGGAAGAATGCAAGAAGTCGAAACCGACGAGCACCACGTTCTTGCCGCTCGCTTTGTTGATGTAGCTGAGTTCGGTCTGGGTGTCGAAATCTTGCGGGGTGTACTGCCCGTTGTTTTCGAACGGGCGTTCGGTCATCACGCCGCTGATGGTGCGCTTGCCGAAATTGCTGAGCAAGAAGTTGTAGAGCTTCTGGGCGCTTTCGGTGGGTTCAGGCGTTACAGGCGTCGGGCTGATGTTCCAGGGGGTCGCCTCGTATTCTGAAACTTCAATGTAGTCAACGGCCACCCATCCCCAGGAATGGACAATCCCGATGGCGTTTTCACCTTTTTTTAGCTTGACTTTACCCGCCGCCTTGAGGACCTTAAAATCATCGGAAACTCCGAAGGTCACCTGACCGGCGGAGCTTCCGTTCAAAGTCAGATTCTGGGTTTTGCTGCCGCGATTGGTGGGGAGTTTGTAGCTCACGTACAGCGTGTAGTAGCCGTCGCTTGGCATGTTGACGGTGAATGCGAGGTCGCCTTCGCCCATTTCGACATATTTGCCGCCCGAGGCTTTTGCGTCGGTCAATGTCTCGATTTTGTGGTCGTCGGCAGGTACGGCGTCTTCGGCTTCGACGCGGATGGCCGCTGCCATGGAGTAGGTCGAAAAAGCGAGCGCTGTCGCGGTCAAAAACTTGTAGGTATTCATACAACCTCCGGTTCCATTTTAAAATACATTATTTTCCCCGAAATTGAAAATTCATTGTTCAAATAGAAGAATCCCCGCGGCAAACTTGCGTCGACCACGGGGATTCTAGGAGTCATGAAGAGAAACTTACTTGATTAATACCGGCTGGGTAGCGGCAATGCCTGCGCCCTTGACGCGCACGATGTAGCGGCCCTTGGGCATGTCGGCGAGGCTGAATGCGCTGGTGCCTGCGGCGAGGTTACCCTTGTAGAGCGTTGCCACGCGCTTGCCGTTCATACCGAACACTTCGACGGCAACCATGCCAGCCTTGGCGGTAGTGAGCGAGACGGTCTTGCCCGAGACGCCGAGCTTGGCGGAGGCGCTTGCCTTGGCGACCACCGGCTTGATGGCGGCAGGTGCGCCCGTTTCGTCGACGAGTTCGATCTTTGCGATATGACCCTTGCTCTGGTCGGCGGCGGTGAAGAGTTCGGTCTTCTTGTCGAATGCGGAAATCACCTTGCCGTTGTCGGCGACGAGTTCGTCGAAAATCACGGTTCCTTCGAAGCCTACTGCTGCAACCATGAGCGTTACAGAGAAGAGGTTGTCGAGATCGATCGGATGTTCTACCTTGTCGTCATCTTCGTACTTGGTGATGTCGAATTCGCAAGTAGCAGAGGCTCCGTCGTTAATCCAGCAGCCGGTGGAGGTAGACATTTCCCATGTCCAGGCGTCGTCCTTCATGCCGTTTCTTACAAAGGCGAGACCAACCCAGATGCCATTGTCTGCACCGCCGGAACCGTTATTTGTAATCTTCAACGAAACTGTCGTTGCACCGGTGAGGTTCGGAACCTTTTTGAGTTCGATGTTTGCACCGCTGTCGTTCAAGGCAGTGTAGGTCACGGCCATCATCAGGTTCTTGTAGTCTTCGGGAGTTGCTTCGCCGGCACCGTACTTGGCGTTTTCGGTCGAGGTCGGGCATGCCTTTGTTGCAGAGACTGCTTCATTATAGTTGTCCCAACCCGGCATTTCGTCGAGCGTGATGATTCGTTCGTCGGCGAGGTTCTTCTTCCATACGCTTTCGGCGGTTTGACTCACGAAGCCTGCAGACCAGGATTCGTACCACGGCATCCACCAGCTCCAGGGGGCGTTTTCTGCGTACATGTTGTCGACATCGGGAATCGGGCCGTTTTCGCTGAGGGCGATAATCTTGTTGGTACCGCCCTTGTTGGCAAAGTCGATGAATGCAGCGCTGTTGCTCTGGTGATCGTTTGCCTTGTTGTAAATGTCAACGCTAAGAACGTCGTAGTAGGTTTCGCCCGGAGTCCAGGAAAGCTTGGAGGCGTCTTGCGGGTTAAAGTCCCAAATCAAGTTGTTCACGCCGTTCTTGAACACCATGCGTTCGTAGAGCAACTGGTAGAGGGCGACAAACTGCTTGCCCGTATTGATGCTCCACCAGAACCAGTTTCCGCCGGATTCATGCAACGGGCGGAAGATGGCGGCAACGCCTTCTTTCTGGAGGTCCAAGAAAATCTGGGAAACGTAGTCGATATCTCCGACAATCGCCTTGTAGGCGGCAGAAGTCGTATCCCAAGTGGTGGAACCCTTGATGAATGCTTCGGAGAAGTCGAATTCGGTGTAGGTGTCATGAGCACCCTTCACGTAAAATTCAACTTCGTCACCCGGGCGCCAGTGCCACGTGAAGGCCGGAATGCCGCCCTTCTTCCAGGTGGTTTTTGCGATATCGATAGCCTTTTCGGTGTACTGCTGGAACCAGCCTTCGTCCTTGTTGGCGCCGGTTGCGTTCATGAGGTCTGCACCGATGAGTGCCGGGTATTTGCCGCCGGCCTTGTAAACTGCTTGCACGTCTTCGTGCTGGGTGGCATCGCCAATGGTGTAGGCGTCCATGTTACCGGTCATCACGCCAGAAATCGTCTTCTTGCCAAAGTTGTTGACCAGGAAATTATAAAGCTTGATTGCAGACGGGGTGGCATTCTTGGTAACGGGAGCGTTGCAAAGGGTGAATGCCTTGGCTTCAAATTCCTTGACTTCGATGTAGTCCACATCGATCCAGCCCCAGCTATTGGTAATGGCGATCGTGTTTGCGCCTGCTGAAAGTGTAAGGACGGTTTCGACATCGACAAACTTGCCTTTGTCTGTAACCGGGAAGGAAACCTGAGAGGTAGTACTGCCGACACCGACATAGTTGATCTTGTCGCCACCGTAGTTGTTCATGTAGTGGACCACTACGCTGTATTGGCCGGCTTTCTCGACGGTAACAGCGGGGAACGTGATGTCGCCGCCGTTCATCTTGACGTACTTGCCGCCCGATGCTTCGGTATTGGAGGCGACAGCTGCGTCTTTGGTGAGTGTTCCGTCTTCGGCTTCGTACTGCGCCGCACTTGCAGATGCTGCAGCGGCAAGGCCGAATGCGAGAAGGGTTTTAGTAAATTCCATAACAGACTCCTATATTGTCGTCTTGGAAAATAGGTTTTGCTGAGTGCATTTCAAAGCATATTTTGAATAGTGTTGAATAAATCGTTGGGTAATTCTCAACAAAAAAATCCGCCAAAATGGCGGATTTCGTAGATTGCAGTTTACAAAAAACTTGCGTTTTTATAACTCGATGCCCGTTTTTTCGTGGAATCGGAACCCGAATGTAAACGTGCGTTCTTCACCAGGCGGAATTACGATGAGGCCGCGGTGATGGTTCAATGCATCGGGCTCTGCAGTCATGGGCTCGATAGCGATGCTCATGCGGTCAGGCGGAGTGTAGATCTGGATTGCGTTATATTGCTCGACACCGGCCTTCTGCCAAATATCAAGCGAATAGTTGTCGCTTTCGAGCGATACGTGAGCGTTGTTGATAAAGTCAGAACCGTTGGCCTTCAATTCCGTGACATCTTTTTCAAGGCAGAAACAGTCGTTAATAAATTCGTCGTTAATCTTGCGGCCGCTTTCGAAACGGGAGTCTTCCTTGAATTCGCCGGTTGGAATGTCCGCCTTGTCCAACAGGGCAAGCGAGCAACTGGGCAATTTCATGGTCAAGTTGTCAATCTTTTCGCCCAAAGTAAAGTACGGGTGCCAGCCTTCGGAATAGGGCATATCGGTGTTGCCGACGTTTTTGACGGTCGAGGTAATCGAAACGCTTTCGCCCGTGAAGGTGATGGTGTTTGTGGCACGGAAGGGAAACGGGAAACCGGCAAATGCACCCGGCCAGTCACAAGTGAATACGGCGGTGCAACTGTCTGCTTCGCTTTCAAAAGATTCGAATTCCCATTCCTTGTTCTGCAAGAATCCGTGCAGGGCATGCGGAGCCCAGCTTACGTTGTTCACAAGTTCGTAAGTCTTGCCCTGCCAGGTGAATTTGGCGTAGGCAGTGCGGCCGGGGAAGGGGGTGAGCCTGCAACCGGCATTTGTGTCAGGAGAAATTTTTCTAAGGGTAGGTTCGTCTTTGTAGCCGTAAAGCAAATCGAGCATTGTCGAGGTTCGGGTATTTTGCTGATTTTCTACGGGGACTCGCCAACCGTTGAGTCCGCAGCCAAAACCGTTCAGAATTTCAAATTCGGCTCCGTCATCGCGTTGAAGCACGAAACAGGGGATGGTGCCCAAGGGGCGGAAAATTAGTTTGAATTGGCTCATAGGTTAATAAATGTACAATAAATAAGGGAAAAATGCCCTATTGCAATAATCAAATAAGAAAATATTAAAATACAATATGTCAATTTTCGTACATAAATGAAGGTCTTGGGTGCTTTTGCTATCTTTGCCGCCATGGATTCCCAGACGATTGTAGCCCCGATGACGCCTACGGGCGTGAGTGCCGTAGCGGCCCTCCGAGTGAGTGGTTCGCAGGTGCGTTTGGTGGTGGAACGCCTGTTTGGAACGAAGACTGCCAAGGCTCTTGTGCCCCGCATGGCAAACCTCGGCACGGCCCGCGACCCGGAATCGGGCAAGGTGCTCGATAGCCTCTTGTTCATTTATTTTGAATCGCCCAATTCTTACACCGGCGAAGACGTGCTGGAACTTTACCCGCACGGAAACCCGCTGATCGTGCGCGACTTGCTGCAGGCGATTCGCCGCATCGAAGGCGTGCGCCTGGCCGAACCGGGCGAATACACGCGCCGTGCCTTCTTGAACGGCAAGATGGACTTGACCCAGGCCGAATCGGTGGCCGACGTGATTCACAGCGCAAACCGCGCGGAACTGGAGAACGCTCACCGCTTGCTGGGCGGCGCGCTTTCGAAAAAGATTGCGACGCTCACGGCACAGGTGAAAGACATCTCGGCCCGCCTTGAACTCGACGTGGACTTTGCCGAAGAAGAAGCCGACCCCGATTTTGCAGGCTGGGAGACGCGCTTTGTCTCTATCCGAGAATCTATCCAGCAGATTTTGAACAGCTTCCGCGGAAAGGCGAACCTGAGCCGCTTGCCGCTGGCAGTTCTCTATGGCGCCCCGAATGCGGGCAAGTCGAGCCTAGTGAATGCACTCCTCGGCGAAGACCGCGTGCTCGTGAGCAATGTGCCGGGCACCACGCGCGACTTTGTCGAAGTCCGACTCTTCTTGGAAGGCGGCGAAATCCGCCTGGTCGATACCGCAGGCATTGCAGAGCATGCCACCGACGAACTCGATGCGCTCAGCATGAAAAAGTCCCGCGAGATTTTGGAAGAGGCGGACCTCAAGATTTTAGTCCTCGACGGTACGGATTCGACCGAGCCGGTTGTCCAGCCTGATTTTATAGTCCACTCCAAGTGCGACTTGCGGGAGTCCCTGCCTAAAACGGGGATCTGCATTTCGTCCAAGACGGGTGCGGGCCTTGCCGAGCTCAAGAGCGTCATGAATTCCGCCTTGTTCAAAAAACGTGAAAATGAAGAAGACCTCTGGATTACAAGCGAACGCGAAAAGGCATGCCTCGAAGACGCTTATGCCGGCGTGAACCGAGTGCTCCGCCTGCTCCAGACAAATCCGGCGGTGGAACT
Above is a genomic segment from Fibrobacter sp. UWB15 containing:
- a CDS encoding glycosyl hydrolase; the protein is MGCKLLAALSAFSVVSAFAAPTMYEAEDLPGASVAEGAEFSGGKYAKTADPSGITFTVKVEETAVYDITTKVLIKQYDWTTSKIAVNGVDVGSMLTTPRNCDSSYVVSASAKMKAGENKITVGNQALGVDYITVERHPDPTFNIGTAPVTPNASESAKKLYSFLRENFGKKTVSGMMISDQNFNYDYGNMRLIPPGGCTPADSCKFSDEEVSWKGQTDIAEFYKRSGHYPAIGGFDMLFAAGGHHEEGWFKGYTENNLLMTEDLWNMGGIPTYTWHWKVGEDTVFYTQGTPAGFNNPGCTEGVMGTSNTNTCFNYTKAFKGDKCQEIDETSQEYKDIVADVDIVSGYFKQLQDKGIAVVWRPLHEASGGWFWWGVASAECYVQLYRLVFDRMVKTNKLTNLIWVWNINTDPKFGYDYSALNAAWYPGDAYVDIVAVDIYDPLNDHNSAANYYNKIVSDVGTSKMIALSENGAIPDIDSIAEDKAYWSYWMTWSQTWSGNFLEKTPADMWKRNLDDERIIALDDMPGWDNVNAGTTPIRSVITNKLNIALQGNNLSITVPQAGHTSIALFDMLGHKVVSLAKGNLPAGSLQFSLDGIARGNYIVRAKNGTMNYAQRIQVK
- the mnmE gene encoding tRNA uridine-5-carboxymethylaminomethyl(34) synthesis GTPase MnmE, coding for MKVLGAFAIFAAMDSQTIVAPMTPTGVSAVAALRVSGSQVRLVVERLFGTKTAKALVPRMANLGTARDPESGKVLDSLLFIYFESPNSYTGEDVLELYPHGNPLIVRDLLQAIRRIEGVRLAEPGEYTRRAFLNGKMDLTQAESVADVIHSANRAELENAHRLLGGALSKKIATLTAQVKDISARLELDVDFAEEEADPDFAGWETRFVSIRESIQQILNSFRGKANLSRLPLAVLYGAPNAGKSSLVNALLGEDRVLVSNVPGTTRDFVEVRLFLEGGEIRLVDTAGIAEHATDELDALSMKKSREILEEADLKILVLDGTDSTEPVVQPDFIVHSKCDLRESLPKTGICISSKTGAGLAELKSVMNSALFKKRENEEDLWITSEREKACLEDAYAGVNRVLRLLQTNPAVELLAFEMQLVRRALQSITGEISSEDILQSIFAGFCIGK
- a CDS encoding glycosyl hydrolase, which gives rise to MEFTKTLLAFGLAAAASASAAQYEAEDGTLTKDAAVASNTEASGGKYVKMNGGDITFPAVTVEKAGQYSVVVHYMNNYGGDKINYVGVGSTTSQVSFPVTDKGKFVDVETVLTLSAGANTIAITNSWGWIDVDYIEVKEFEAKAFTLCNAPVTKNATPSAIKLYNFLVNNFGKKTISGVMTGNMDAYTIGDATQHEDVQAVYKAGGKYPALIGADLMNATGANKDEGWFQQYTEKAIDIAKTTWKKGGIPAFTWHWRPGDEVEFYVKGAHDTYTEFDFSEAFIKGSTTWDTTSAAYKAIVGDIDYVSQIFLDLQKEGVAAIFRPLHESGGNWFWWSINTGKQFVALYQLLYERMVFKNGVNNLIWDFNPQDASKLSWTPGETYYDVLSVDIYNKANDHQSNSAAFIDFANKGGTNKIIALSENGPIPDVDNMYAENAPWSWWMPWYESWSAGFVSQTAESVWKKNLADERIITLDEMPGWDNYNEAVSATKACPTSTENAKYGAGEATPEDYKNLMMAVTYTALNDSGANIELKKVPNLTGATTVSLKITNNGSGGADNGIWVGLAFVRNGMKDDAWTWEMSTSTGCWINDGASATCEFDITKYEDDDKVEHPIDLDNLFSVTLMVAAVGFEGTVIFDELVADNGKVISAFDKKTELFTAADQSKGHIAKIELVDETGAPAAIKPVVAKASASAKLGVSGKTVSLTTAKAGMVAVEVFGMNGKRVATLYKGNLAAGTSAFSLADMPKGRYIVRVKGAGIAATQPVLIK
- a CDS encoding glycosyl hydrolase translates to MNTYKFLTATALAFSTYSMAAAIRVEAEDAVPADDHKIETLTDAKASGGKYVEMGEGDLAFTVNMPSDGYYTLYVSYKLPTNRGSKTQNLTLNGSSAGQVTFGVSDDFKVLKAAGKVKLKKGENAIGIVHSWGWVAVDYIEVSEYEATPWNISPTPVTPEPTESAQKLYNFLLSNFGKRTISGVMTERPFENNGQYTPQDFDTQTELSYINKASGKNVVLVGFDFLHSSGKSSDQQWYQGYTHASLEMAKTVWKKGGIPQFNWHWKDPMHDVEAFYTESSGNTPFTEFSIGLAYDTTTGKWKTDSDEYKALMRDMEMIADSLLTLQKEGVAVLWRPLHEASGKWFWWGTDGAKACVALYKLMFDTFVNKKDLHNLIWVWTTDEAPDALDWYPGDEYVDVVGRDYYYYPREANHASLVSSFEKVKEMYGAKKIVTLSENGSVPYPDEMKADGANWSWFMPWYGDYAMEGWANDNNAESWKTVMNNDYIITLEDMPGWDKYEMQPTAIATSKKASPAVRLVGRDLQVNLSADAAQVSIYDLQGNRVLVRKMSQNGTIALSRLARGPYLVKIQANGLTQSLKITLK
- a CDS encoding aldose 1-epimerase yields the protein MSQFKLIFRPLGTIPCFVLQRDDGAEFEILNGFGCGLNGWRVPVENQQNTRTSTMLDLLYGYKDEPTLRKISPDTNAGCRLTPFPGRTAYAKFTWQGKTYELVNNVSWAPHALHGFLQNKEWEFESFESEADSCTAVFTCDWPGAFAGFPFPFRATNTITFTGESVSITSTVKNVGNTDMPYSEGWHPYFTLGEKIDNLTMKLPSCSLALLDKADIPTGEFKEDSRFESGRKINDEFINDCFCLEKDVTELKANGSDFINNAHVSLESDNYSLDIWQKAGVEQYNAIQIYTPPDRMSIAIEPMTAEPDALNHHRGLIVIPPGEERTFTFGFRFHEKTGIEL